The following are encoded in a window of Arthrobacter sp. NicSoilB4 genomic DNA:
- a CDS encoding acyl-CoA dehydrogenase family protein, which yields MRPGNALPDVLPDALLERIRGRAAGYDRDNAFFHEDLEELAAAGYLKIFVPAADGGLGLGLSAAAQLQRRLATAAPATALAVNMHLVWTGVAHVLAARGDSSLDFILQEAAQGEIFAFGNSEAGNDSVLFDSLTTAVPVAGGGYSFTGRKIFTSLSPAWTRLGIFGKDASAGDGEGQLVHGFITRDTPGYEVLADWDTLGMRASQSNTTVLDGAVVPAERIFRKLPVGPNADPLIFAIFACFETLLAAVYTGLGERALDLAVEAVKRRTSFKNGGRSYAQDPDIRWKVADAAMAMDALYPQLSSVAADVDALAEHGAQWFPKLVGVKVSATETARTVVDLAVRVSGGSSYFRGSELERLYRDVLAGMFHPSDDESAHNTVANAWLGPLETA from the coding sequence ATGCGCCCTGGAAATGCCCTGCCCGATGTCTTGCCCGATGCCCTGCTCGAACGGATCCGCGGCCGTGCCGCCGGCTACGACCGGGACAACGCCTTTTTCCACGAGGATCTTGAGGAGCTGGCCGCGGCCGGCTACCTGAAGATCTTTGTCCCGGCGGCCGACGGCGGATTGGGACTTGGGCTGTCCGCGGCGGCGCAGCTGCAGCGGCGGCTGGCGACGGCGGCCCCGGCCACCGCGCTGGCCGTCAATATGCACCTGGTGTGGACCGGCGTCGCGCACGTCCTGGCAGCCCGCGGTGACTCCTCGCTGGACTTCATCCTCCAGGAGGCAGCGCAGGGCGAGATCTTCGCGTTCGGAAACTCGGAGGCAGGGAACGACTCGGTGCTCTTCGATTCCCTCACCACCGCCGTGCCGGTCGCCGGGGGCGGCTATTCCTTCACCGGCCGCAAGATCTTCACAAGCCTCTCGCCGGCGTGGACCCGGCTGGGCATTTTCGGCAAGGACGCCTCGGCCGGGGACGGCGAGGGCCAGTTGGTCCACGGCTTCATCACCAGGGACACCCCGGGGTACGAAGTCCTGGCGGACTGGGACACGCTCGGCATGCGGGCAAGCCAGTCCAACACGACGGTCCTGGATGGTGCGGTGGTGCCGGCAGAGCGGATTTTCCGGAAGCTTCCGGTGGGCCCGAACGCTGACCCGCTGATCTTCGCCATCTTCGCCTGTTTCGAGACGCTGCTGGCCGCGGTGTACACGGGCCTCGGCGAACGGGCCCTTGACCTGGCGGTAGAGGCGGTGAAGCGGCGGACCTCGTTCAAGAACGGCGGGCGCAGCTACGCCCAGGATCCGGATATCCGCTGGAAGGTGGCGGACGCGGCGATGGCGATGGACGCGCTGTACCCCCAGCTGTCCAGCGTCGCGGCAGATGTGGATGCCCTGGCCGAGCACGGCGCCCAGTGGTTCCCGAAGCTGGTCGGAGTGAAAGTCAGCGCGACGGAGACGGCCCGGACGGTCGTGGACCTGGCGGTCAGGGTCTCCGGGGGATCGAGCTACTTCCGCGGTTCCGAGCTGGAACGGCTGTACCGCGACGTGCTGGCGGGAATGTTCCACCCCTCAGATGACGAATCGGCGCACAACACCGTAGCCAACGCGTGGCTCGGGCCGCTCGAGACGGCATAG
- a CDS encoding DUF5703 family protein, producing the protein MKEHFLSSSVRRERDYVRQYEYLVLTVSPEDSLPEARRRLVEHSEYGKWELERSVLYLGGGRRFWLRRRVTQVQRTV; encoded by the coding sequence ATGAAGGAACATTTTCTCAGCAGCTCGGTCCGTCGGGAACGGGACTATGTGAGGCAGTACGAGTACCTCGTACTGACGGTCAGTCCTGAGGATTCCCTGCCTGAAGCGCGCCGCCGCCTGGTCGAGCACTCGGAGTACGGCAAGTGGGAACTTGAGCGCAGCGTGCTGTATTTGGGCGGCGGACGCCGCTTCTGGCTGCGCCGCAGGGTGACGCAGGTCCAGCGGACCGTTTAG
- a CDS encoding aldo/keto reductase — protein MQQRYVGNSGLRVSSVSLGTMSWARETDEQDASALLRTFVDGGGTLIDTAASYADGQAEAMLGGMLGDVVARSEVVISTKAGLSFSDGRRGVDTSRNGMLSGLDASLARLGTDYVDLWFAHAWDPNVPLEETLSALEFAVRSGRVRYVGVSNFNGWQTAKAAAVAGFPLVANQSEYSLLQRSPEAELIPAVEDAGLGLMAWGPLGRGVLSGKYRGSIPADSRAAHSRLAGYVEPYLEGAASSVVEAVAMAAKGLGRTSLDVSLSWLLSQSGVATAIVGARTPVQLKEILDSTLAPLPPQIAQALEDVSNPA, from the coding sequence ATGCAGCAGCGTTATGTCGGCAACAGTGGGTTGCGCGTGTCCTCCGTTTCCCTAGGCACCATGTCCTGGGCCCGGGAAACCGACGAGCAGGATGCCTCCGCCCTGCTCCGCACTTTCGTGGACGGCGGCGGGACCCTGATCGACACGGCCGCGTCCTACGCCGACGGCCAGGCGGAGGCGATGCTGGGCGGGATGCTGGGCGACGTGGTGGCCCGCTCCGAGGTTGTCATCTCCACTAAGGCCGGATTGTCGTTCTCGGACGGCCGGCGCGGCGTCGACACCTCGCGGAACGGAATGCTCTCCGGCCTGGACGCGAGCCTGGCCCGGCTGGGCACCGACTATGTGGACCTCTGGTTCGCGCATGCCTGGGACCCCAACGTCCCGCTGGAAGAGACCTTGTCCGCGCTTGAATTCGCCGTACGCTCGGGCCGCGTCCGCTACGTGGGAGTTTCCAACTTCAACGGCTGGCAGACGGCGAAGGCTGCCGCGGTGGCCGGCTTCCCGCTGGTCGCGAACCAGTCCGAGTATTCCCTCCTCCAGCGCTCCCCCGAAGCTGAACTCATTCCCGCCGTTGAGGACGCCGGCCTGGGCCTGATGGCGTGGGGTCCGTTGGGGCGCGGCGTGCTGAGCGGCAAATACCGCGGGAGCATTCCCGCGGATTCGCGGGCGGCCCATTCGAGGCTGGCCGGCTATGTGGAGCCGTACCTTGAGGGTGCCGCGTCCAGTGTGGTGGAGGCCGTGGCGATGGCGGCGAAGGGTCTGGGGCGGACGTCCCTGGACGTCTCGCTGAGCTGGCTGCTGTCCCAGTCTGGTGTCGCGACGGCGATTGTGGGCGCACGCACGCCGGTGCAGCTCAAGGAAATCCTGGATTCGACGCTGGCGCCGCTGCCCCCGCAGATCGCCCAGGCGCTGGAGGACGTGTCGAACCCCGCCTGA
- a CDS encoding undecaprenyl-diphosphate phosphatase — MNWFEAAFLGLVQGLTEFLPISSSAHLRIVGSFLPNAADPGAAFTAITQLGTETAVVVYFWRDIVRIVKAWAGSLAGKVSRHDPDARMGWLVILGSLPIIVLGLLFQDQIESVLRSLWIVATMLIVFGMILAVADAVGRQDRDLTQLTYKHGILYGLAQAMALIPGVSRSGGTITAGLLMGYTREAAARYSFLLAIPAVFGSGLYQLYKVLSKDGITGPYSLPETALATAVAFVVGYIIIGWFLKYVSTHSYRLFVWYRILLGLALYLLLGFNVISA; from the coding sequence GTGAACTGGTTTGAAGCGGCCTTTTTGGGCCTTGTGCAGGGGCTGACCGAATTCCTCCCGATTTCCTCAAGTGCCCATCTGCGGATTGTGGGTTCCTTCCTCCCGAACGCCGCGGACCCCGGGGCCGCATTTACGGCCATCACCCAGCTCGGCACCGAAACCGCCGTCGTCGTTTACTTCTGGCGCGACATCGTGCGGATCGTCAAAGCCTGGGCCGGATCCTTGGCCGGCAAGGTCTCCCGGCACGACCCGGACGCCCGGATGGGCTGGCTGGTAATTCTGGGCAGCCTGCCGATCATCGTCCTTGGACTGCTGTTCCAGGACCAGATCGAGTCCGTGCTCCGCAGCCTCTGGATTGTCGCCACCATGCTGATTGTCTTCGGCATGATCCTCGCCGTCGCCGACGCCGTCGGGCGCCAGGACCGCGACCTGACGCAGCTGACGTACAAACACGGAATCCTCTACGGACTTGCGCAGGCCATGGCCCTGATCCCCGGCGTGTCCCGCTCCGGCGGCACCATCACCGCCGGGCTCCTCATGGGCTACACCCGTGAAGCGGCGGCCCGCTATTCCTTCCTCCTGGCCATCCCGGCAGTGTTCGGCAGCGGCCTGTACCAGCTCTACAAAGTTCTCTCCAAGGACGGCATCACCGGTCCCTACAGCCTCCCGGAAACAGCCCTCGCCACGGCCGTCGCGTTTGTTGTGGGATACATCATCATCGGCTGGTTCCTGAAGTACGTCTCGACCCACAGCTACCGGCTCTTCGTCTGGTACCGGATCCTCCTGGGCCTGGCCCTGTACCTGCTGCTCGGTTTCAACGTCATCAGCGCCTAG
- the mshC gene encoding cysteine--1-D-myo-inosityl 2-amino-2-deoxy-alpha-D-glucopyranoside ligase: MKSWISRPVPQLPGSMPALRLFDTAKGSVVTLGAAGEQSMYVCGITPYDATHMGHAASYVAFDLLNRAWRDGRQTVAYVQNVTDIDDPLLERATATGVDWRDLAASQIELFQTDMEALNVLAPDRYVGAVEAIPLIVPAIEQLLQRGLAYRVPGGAGEPDGDVYYDVEAAGKHSAEATDAWTLGAVSGLSDAEMLELFAERGGDPGRAGKRQALDPLLWRVAREGEPSWPGGELGEGRPGWHIECTVIAQKYLPAPFTVQGGGSDLVFPHHEMGAGHAYSLSGVPLAQHFAHAGMVGLDGEKMSKSKGNLVLVSKLRAAGEEPAAIRLAILAHHYRSDWSWTDAGFDAAKERLRSWRGALAAAPAGSAAGLVSRMRAELSNDLNAPGAVAAVDDWAKAALAEGHDGSPSDAALVSDAVNALLGVEL, encoded by the coding sequence GTGAAGTCTTGGATCTCCCGCCCCGTTCCCCAGCTCCCGGGCAGCATGCCTGCCCTCCGCCTCTTCGACACCGCCAAGGGCAGTGTCGTCACCCTCGGCGCGGCCGGCGAACAGTCCATGTACGTCTGCGGAATCACCCCGTATGACGCCACCCATATGGGCCACGCGGCCAGCTACGTCGCATTCGACCTGCTGAACCGGGCCTGGCGGGACGGCCGGCAGACGGTCGCCTACGTGCAGAACGTCACCGACATCGACGACCCCCTGCTGGAGCGCGCAACGGCCACCGGAGTGGACTGGCGTGACCTGGCGGCCAGCCAGATCGAACTCTTCCAGACGGACATGGAAGCCCTCAACGTGCTGGCTCCGGACCGTTATGTGGGCGCCGTGGAAGCCATTCCCCTGATCGTGCCGGCCATCGAGCAGCTGCTGCAGCGGGGCTTGGCCTACCGGGTGCCCGGCGGCGCCGGCGAGCCTGACGGAGACGTCTATTACGACGTCGAAGCCGCCGGCAAGCACTCTGCCGAGGCCACTGATGCCTGGACCCTCGGCGCCGTCTCAGGGTTGTCCGACGCCGAGATGCTGGAGCTCTTTGCCGAACGTGGCGGAGACCCCGGCCGGGCCGGAAAGCGCCAGGCGCTGGATCCCCTGCTCTGGCGGGTTGCCCGCGAAGGAGAACCCAGCTGGCCCGGCGGCGAACTGGGGGAGGGACGGCCCGGCTGGCACATCGAGTGCACGGTCATCGCCCAGAAGTACCTGCCCGCCCCGTTCACCGTCCAGGGCGGCGGCTCTGACCTGGTCTTCCCGCACCACGAGATGGGCGCCGGGCATGCCTACTCGCTGTCCGGAGTGCCGCTGGCGCAACACTTCGCCCACGCCGGCATGGTGGGGCTCGACGGCGAAAAGATGAGCAAGTCCAAGGGAAACCTTGTCCTCGTTTCCAAGCTCCGTGCCGCCGGAGAGGAGCCGGCCGCGATCCGGCTGGCCATCCTGGCCCACCACTACCGCAGCGACTGGTCCTGGACCGACGCCGGATTCGACGCCGCCAAGGAGCGGCTCCGCAGCTGGAGGGGAGCACTCGCCGCTGCCCCGGCGGGCTCCGCCGCCGGGCTGGTGTCCCGGATGCGGGCCGAACTCTCAAATGACCTGAACGCCCCGGGAGCCGTCGCCGCCGTTGATGACTGGGCCAAAGCGGCCCTGGCGGAAGGCCATGACGGGTCGCCGTCGGACGCGGCGCTGGTGAGCGACGCCGTCAACGCTTTGCTCGGTGTGGAGCTCTAG
- a CDS encoding PAC2 family protein, whose product MNSFEVDPAETGDVPEPERLLQPVPEGRRITVLLAAFEGWNDAGEAASDALRYLNKLWGGKKVGSIDADEYYDFQFTRPTIRRTASGERKIKWPSTRIFKASVPDSNVDVIFVQGTEPSYKWRAYTAELLVHAEALHVDYVILVGALLADVPHSRPIPVSASTDDPALRERMDLEASQYEGPVGIVGVLAEVALLAGLPTVSLWAAVPHYVAQAPSPKAQLALLHRIEELLQVPLDTQELVEESDAWERGVDELATEDPEIAAYVRQLEEAKDTADLPEASGESIAREFERYLKRRGKEKP is encoded by the coding sequence ATGAATAGCTTCGAGGTAGACCCCGCGGAAACGGGCGACGTGCCCGAGCCGGAACGGCTGCTGCAGCCCGTACCCGAGGGCCGGCGCATCACGGTGCTGCTCGCGGCCTTCGAAGGCTGGAACGACGCCGGGGAGGCAGCGAGCGATGCCTTGCGTTACCTTAACAAGCTTTGGGGCGGCAAGAAGGTCGGTTCGATCGACGCCGACGAATACTACGACTTCCAGTTCACCCGGCCCACGATCCGCCGGACGGCGTCCGGTGAGCGGAAAATCAAGTGGCCCTCAACCCGGATCTTCAAGGCGAGTGTTCCCGATTCCAACGTGGACGTCATCTTCGTCCAGGGCACGGAGCCGTCCTATAAGTGGCGTGCCTACACGGCCGAGCTGCTGGTCCACGCCGAGGCGCTCCACGTGGACTACGTGATCCTGGTCGGTGCACTCCTCGCCGACGTGCCGCACAGCCGGCCGATTCCCGTGAGTGCCTCCACGGATGACCCGGCGCTGCGGGAGCGGATGGACCTCGAGGCCTCGCAGTATGAGGGGCCGGTGGGGATCGTCGGGGTCCTCGCGGAGGTTGCGCTGCTCGCCGGGCTGCCCACCGTCTCGCTGTGGGCCGCCGTGCCGCATTATGTGGCGCAGGCGCCCTCCCCCAAGGCCCAGCTCGCCCTGCTGCACCGCATCGAGGAGCTGCTGCAGGTCCCGCTCGACACCCAGGAACTGGTCGAGGAGTCGGACGCGTGGGAGCGCGGCGTTGACGAGCTGGCCACCGAGGACCCGGAAATCGCGGCCTACGTGCGCCAGCTGGAGGAAGCGAAGGACACCGCCGACCTCCCGGAGGCCAGCGGCGAGTCGATCGCCCGGGAATTCGAGCGGTACCTCAAGCGCCGCGGCAAGGAGAAGCCCTAG
- a CDS encoding HAD family hydrolase, translated as MQSSASQPLLKAALWDMDGTIVDTEPYWIEAEHALVAAHGGQWSHEKAMQLVGQSLVFSAGILQEAGVALERREIIDTLTAHVISQVRISVPWRPGARELLEELHTAGIRCVLVTMSEAALAREIVASLPRPYFDFLVTGDTVTQGKPHPEAYLTAVELLQEQDPDLGLHHCIALEDSKPGVAAAVASGVPTVAIPHIAPLAHDPRHAMWDTLEGRTVADLEELVALRHEFPEATFGLARDAAQEPVRG; from the coding sequence ATGCAATCCTCAGCTTCCCAGCCCCTCCTCAAAGCCGCGCTCTGGGACATGGATGGCACCATCGTCGACACCGAACCGTACTGGATCGAGGCCGAACACGCCCTGGTCGCCGCGCACGGCGGGCAGTGGTCGCACGAGAAGGCCATGCAGCTGGTGGGCCAGTCCCTCGTCTTCTCCGCGGGGATCCTGCAGGAAGCCGGCGTCGCGCTGGAGCGCCGGGAGATCATCGACACCCTGACGGCCCATGTCATCAGCCAGGTCCGCATCTCCGTGCCCTGGCGGCCCGGCGCCCGTGAACTGCTCGAAGAGCTGCACACCGCGGGGATCCGCTGTGTCCTCGTGACCATGTCCGAGGCCGCGCTGGCCCGTGAGATCGTGGCCAGCCTGCCCAGGCCCTACTTCGACTTCCTCGTCACCGGTGACACCGTCACGCAGGGCAAGCCGCACCCCGAGGCCTACCTCACCGCGGTCGAACTGCTGCAGGAGCAGGACCCGGACCTTGGCCTGCACCACTGCATCGCGCTGGAGGACTCCAAGCCCGGCGTTGCCGCCGCCGTCGCCTCCGGGGTGCCGACGGTCGCCATTCCGCACATCGCCCCGCTGGCGCACGATCCCCGCCATGCCATGTGGGACACCCTGGAAGGGCGTACCGTGGCCGACCTCGAAGAGCTGGTCGCCCTGCGCCACGAGTTCCCGGAGGCAACCTTCGGCCTGGCCCGCGACGCCGCGCAGGAGCCGGTCCGTGGCTGA
- a CDS encoding site-2 protease family protein has product MADTDTQGTSGQDPRKQGRNEGIALGRIAGIPVILAYSWFIIAAFTVVVYGPVLQHNNPRLGVGAYFVAFAYAVLLLISVLVHELAHALTAKIYRWPSEKIVLNLWGGHTQFESFTASPGRSVIVAMAGPAANFVLAAGGWLVLTAADLTGVPGILANIFVWANLLIGIFNVLPGLPLDGGRLVESAVWKLTGSQEKGTVAAGWGGRIIVIALVVWFVALPLLSGGEPDLSLVLLTLLVCSFLWMGASAAIQQARLRGRLPGVEAGALAEPAVGLPESATVADVLALAPDPATGAAPAVVLYRPDGRPSAVVDAGALATVPAAATAATPLTAVSYSLGAGAYVPEWSRGQELIQYLAQLEGLEYAVVDRDGTVTGLLHQSAVLGALTGKGNGAGKRMYGQSR; this is encoded by the coding sequence GTGGCTGACACCGACACCCAGGGCACCAGCGGGCAGGACCCCCGGAAACAGGGGCGCAACGAAGGAATCGCGCTGGGGCGCATCGCCGGCATCCCCGTGATCCTCGCCTACTCGTGGTTCATCATTGCCGCGTTCACGGTTGTCGTCTACGGCCCTGTGCTGCAGCACAACAACCCGCGGCTGGGCGTCGGCGCCTACTTCGTGGCGTTCGCCTACGCCGTCCTGCTGCTGATCTCGGTCCTCGTGCATGAGCTCGCGCACGCCCTGACCGCCAAGATCTACCGCTGGCCCAGCGAAAAGATCGTCCTCAACCTCTGGGGTGGCCACACCCAGTTCGAGAGCTTCACCGCGTCCCCTGGCCGGTCCGTCATCGTCGCGATGGCCGGTCCCGCGGCGAACTTCGTCCTGGCCGCCGGCGGCTGGCTCGTGCTGACCGCCGCCGACCTCACCGGGGTGCCGGGCATCCTGGCCAATATCTTCGTCTGGGCCAACCTGCTGATCGGCATCTTCAATGTCCTCCCCGGGCTGCCGCTGGACGGCGGCCGGCTCGTCGAATCCGCCGTCTGGAAGCTGACCGGCAGCCAGGAAAAGGGCACGGTGGCCGCCGGCTGGGGCGGCCGCATCATCGTGATCGCCCTCGTCGTCTGGTTCGTGGCCCTTCCGCTGCTCAGCGGCGGCGAGCCGGACCTGTCGCTGGTGCTCCTCACCCTCCTTGTCTGCAGCTTCCTCTGGATGGGAGCCAGCGCCGCGATCCAGCAGGCCCGCCTGCGGGGCCGGCTCCCGGGCGTGGAAGCCGGCGCCCTCGCCGAGCCAGCAGTGGGCCTCCCCGAATCGGCCACGGTGGCCGATGTGCTGGCACTGGCGCCGGATCCCGCCACCGGCGCGGCTCCCGCCGTCGTGCTGTACCGCCCGGACGGGCGCCCGTCTGCCGTGGTCGACGCCGGTGCCCTCGCCACTGTTCCCGCGGCCGCCACTGCCGCCACGCCGCTCACGGCCGTGTCCTACTCCCTCGGCGCAGGCGCCTACGTGCCCGAGTGGTCCAGGGGACAGGAACTGATCCAGTACCTCGCCCAACTCGAGGGCCTGGAGTATGCCGTCGTCGACCGGGACGGAACCGTCACCGGCCTGCTCCACCAATCCGCAGTCCTTGGGGCCCTTACCGGCAAGGGCAACGGCGCCGGCAAGCGGATGTACGGCCAAAGCCGGTAG
- a CDS encoding tRNA (adenine-N1)-methyltransferase, which yields MSSDTAAGTTPDDAGTTSRAATTGPDARAAGTASAAAPVGAARRRGPFREGERVQLTDERGRMNTISLEAGGAFHTHRGFLNHDEIIGKPDGSVVVNNVGQQYQTLRPLLSDFVLSMPRGAAVVYPKDAGQIVTMADIFPGARVVEAGVGSGALSISLLRAVGDNGYLHSFERREEFADIARGNVETIFGGPHPAWQISLGDFQEEVVRTEEPGSVDRVVLDMLAPWECLDAVATVLAPGGVWINYVATVTQLSRTAEAIRADGRFTEPDAWESMVRGWHLEGLAVRPDHRMVAHTGFLLVTRRLADGVTGISVKRRPSKTDFNEDDVNAWTPGAVGERAVSDKKLRRAARDAIAGTNVKDDPDITK from the coding sequence ATGAGCAGCGACACCGCCGCAGGCACCACCCCGGACGACGCCGGAACAACCAGCCGCGCAGCAACCACCGGGCCGGACGCACGGGCGGCCGGCACGGCCAGTGCCGCCGCCCCGGTCGGGGCAGCGCGGCGCCGCGGACCGTTCCGGGAAGGCGAGCGTGTGCAGCTCACCGACGAGCGCGGCCGCATGAACACGATCAGCCTCGAGGCCGGCGGCGCGTTCCACACGCACCGCGGATTCCTCAACCACGACGAGATCATCGGCAAGCCGGACGGCTCTGTGGTGGTCAACAACGTCGGCCAGCAATACCAGACATTGCGGCCCCTGCTCTCGGACTTCGTCCTCTCGATGCCCCGCGGCGCAGCCGTCGTCTACCCCAAGGACGCCGGCCAGATTGTCACCATGGCGGACATTTTCCCCGGCGCACGCGTCGTCGAGGCCGGCGTCGGCTCCGGTGCCCTGTCCATCTCGCTGCTCCGCGCCGTCGGCGACAACGGCTACCTGCACTCCTTCGAGCGCCGGGAAGAATTCGCCGACATCGCCCGCGGCAACGTCGAGACGATCTTCGGCGGCCCGCACCCGGCCTGGCAGATCTCCCTCGGCGATTTCCAGGAGGAAGTGGTCCGCACCGAAGAGCCCGGCTCCGTGGACCGCGTGGTCCTGGACATGCTTGCCCCCTGGGAATGCCTCGACGCTGTCGCCACCGTGCTGGCCCCGGGCGGTGTGTGGATCAACTACGTCGCCACCGTGACGCAGCTTTCCCGGACCGCGGAGGCCATCCGGGCCGACGGCCGTTTCACCGAACCCGACGCCTGGGAGTCCATGGTTCGCGGCTGGCACCTCGAGGGCCTGGCGGTCCGCCCGGACCACCGCATGGTCGCCCACACCGGCTTCCTGCTGGTCACCCGGCGGCTGGCCGACGGCGTCACGGGCATCTCCGTGAAGCGCCGCCCGTCCAAGACCGACTTCAACGAAGACGACGTCAACGCCTGGACCCCTGGGGCCGTGGGGGAGCGGGCCGTCTCGGACAAGAAGCTGCGCCGGGCCGCCCGGGACGCCATCGCCGGAACCAACGTCAAGGACGATCCGGATATTACGAAGTAG
- the arc gene encoding proteasome ATPase yields METPNTDPGLTPAEDAAAAAGQSQADADRYGAGELSVAERQVNILRDKLRHIDRQLAAATQNNSKLVAMLETAKQEILRLKNALDQEGQPPYSFGTVLQLNPKRHASAGNGGQAATEESVDIFNAGRKMRVGISPLVNMNQLAVGQEVLLNEALLVVAGLGYERAGDLVTLKELLGADRALVVGRADEERVIRLSGPLLAQKLRVGDALSIDSRTGYALEKIPRSEVENLVLEEVPDITYQDIGGLGPQIEQIRDAVELPFLHPDLYREHGLKAPKGILLYGPPGCGKTLIAKAVANSLAARAAERTGKTDMKSYFLNIKGPELLDKYVGETERHIRLIFARAREKASEGSPVVVFFDEMDSLFRTRGTGISSDVETTIVPQLLSEIDGVERLDNVIVIGASNREDMIDPAILRPGRLDVKVKIHRPDAEAAADIFNKYITADLPFHESDLAEHHGDVQATVDAMVQRTVEAMYSTEKSNEYLEVTYANGDTEMLYFKDFNSGAVVQNVVDRAKKYAIKDLLTVGQKGIRIDHLLRAVVDEFREHEDMPNTTNPDDWARISGKKGERITYIRTIVQGKAGQEPGKSIETMPSTGQYL; encoded by the coding sequence ATGGAGACTCCGAACACTGATCCGGGCCTGACCCCGGCAGAGGACGCGGCGGCAGCCGCGGGACAATCGCAGGCCGACGCTGACCGCTACGGCGCCGGCGAACTCTCCGTGGCCGAGCGGCAGGTCAATATCCTCCGGGACAAGCTCCGGCATATTGACCGCCAGCTCGCCGCCGCCACGCAGAACAACTCCAAGCTCGTGGCCATGCTGGAGACCGCCAAGCAGGAAATCCTCCGACTGAAGAACGCCCTGGACCAGGAGGGCCAGCCACCGTACAGCTTCGGCACGGTGCTGCAGCTGAACCCGAAACGCCATGCCTCCGCCGGCAACGGCGGGCAGGCCGCCACCGAAGAATCCGTGGACATCTTCAACGCCGGCCGCAAGATGCGTGTGGGCATCAGCCCGCTGGTCAACATGAACCAGCTCGCTGTTGGCCAGGAGGTCCTCCTCAACGAGGCGCTCCTGGTGGTCGCCGGGCTGGGCTACGAACGGGCCGGTGACCTGGTCACGCTGAAGGAACTGCTCGGCGCGGACCGCGCACTGGTGGTCGGCCGCGCCGACGAGGAACGCGTCATCCGGCTCTCCGGGCCCCTGCTCGCGCAGAAGCTCCGCGTCGGCGACGCCCTCTCGATCGATTCCCGCACGGGCTACGCCCTGGAGAAAATTCCTCGCTCCGAGGTGGAGAACCTCGTCCTCGAAGAAGTGCCCGACATCACCTACCAGGACATCGGCGGACTGGGCCCGCAGATCGAGCAGATCCGGGACGCCGTGGAACTGCCCTTCCTGCACCCGGACCTGTACCGCGAACACGGCCTCAAAGCGCCCAAGGGCATCCTGCTCTACGGCCCCCCGGGCTGCGGGAAGACGCTGATTGCCAAGGCCGTCGCCAATTCCCTCGCCGCCCGGGCCGCCGAGCGCACCGGCAAGACGGACATGAAGAGCTACTTCCTGAACATCAAGGGTCCGGAGCTGCTGGACAAGTACGTCGGAGAAACCGAACGGCACATCCGGCTGATCTTCGCCCGCGCCCGGGAGAAGGCGTCCGAGGGCAGCCCCGTCGTGGTGTTCTTCGACGAAATGGACTCGCTGTTCCGCACCCGCGGCACCGGCATCTCCTCCGACGTCGAGACCACCATCGTCCCGCAGCTCCTCAGCGAGATCGACGGCGTCGAACGGCTCGACAACGTGATCGTGATCGGCGCGTCCAACCGCGAGGACATGATCGACCCGGCGATCCTGCGGCCGGGCCGGCTGGACGTCAAGGTCAAGATCCACCGCCCCGATGCCGAGGCCGCGGCCGACATTTTCAACAAGTACATCACCGCCGACCTGCCGTTCCACGAGTCCGATCTCGCCGAGCACCACGGTGATGTGCAGGCCACCGTGGATGCGATGGTCCAACGCACCGTCGAGGCCATGTACTCCACCGAAAAGTCCAACGAATACCTCGAGGTCACGTACGCCAACGGCGACACCGAAATGCTCTACTTCAAGGACTTCAATTCCGGCGCCGTGGTGCAAAACGTCGTGGACCGGGCCAAGAAGTACGCGATCAAGGACCTGCTGACCGTGGGCCAGAAGGGCATCCGGATCGACCACCTGCTGCGGGCCGTCGTCGACGAGTTCCGCGAGCACGAGGACATGCCCAACACCACCAACCCGGACGACTGGGCACGGATCTCGGGCAAGAAGGGCGAACGCATCACCTACATCCGCACCATCGTCCAGGGCAAGGCGGGGCAGGAGCCCGGCAAGTCCATCGAGACGATGCCCAGCACGGGCCAGTACCTGTGA